A window of the Oncorhynchus mykiss isolate Arlee chromosome 15, USDA_OmykA_1.1, whole genome shotgun sequence genome harbors these coding sequences:
- the LOC110489680 gene encoding palmitoyltransferase ZDHHC23 isoform X3, whose product MKKRANKALEQDEPLCCCEYVDRQGERSHVAACCCDCEDLDDACDRWLKKEPQKANSLSHLVTVMTDRLRVPWFWGGARRVDLSVLPPLLLLPVLLHVAALHFLLGIVVLTALPVLVLWYYYVTHRKKGRTLFFLSLALFSLGYMYYLFLTEIFPRGGVELTQLGTVTLGVALTLAALVHTKREPRYVWPHPAYVHSTVTYHSPPPDRDPGHNGVGQEVMLANRGSGSEQQGQGVEQMNSEQSRNWCSVCRVLRPPRAGHCRICDICVLRLDHHCVWINSCVGQSNHRSFLLTLLLFLLTSLYGISLVLRSVCPQQNLVTALVYCPGVYNQHSSALCFTCAWYSCIVTSGLLHLLVLQLINVSYNVTEREARTALRDKTAHSLYWGLVVDTGVYSHGFRGNWAEFLTMGEGPDTPWPSLTDLV is encoded by the exons ATGAAGAAGCGAGCCAATAAGGCGTTGGAGCAGGATGAGCCTCTGTGCTGCTGTGAGTATGTGGACCGTCAGGGGGAGCGGAGCCATGTGGCAGCCTGCTGCTGTGACTGTGAGGACCTGGACGATGCCTGTGACAG ATGGTTGAAAAAAGAGCCCCAGAAGGCCAACTCACTGTCCCATCTGGTTACTGTGATGACCGACCGCCTCCGTGTTCCCTGGTTCTGGGGTGGAGCCCGGCGTGTCGACCTATCGGTGCTCCCCCCGCTGCTCCTACTTCCTGTCCTCCTACACGTCGCAGCCCTTCACTTCCTGTTGGGTATAGTTGTTCTGACTGCTCTACCGGTCCTGGTTCTATGGTACTACTATGTCACCCACCGCAAGAAGGGCCGGACCCTGTTCTTTCTCAGCCTGGCCCTGTTCTCCCTGGGCTACATGTACTACCTCTTCCTCACCGAGATCTTCCCCAGGGGGGGTGTAGAGCTGACCCAGTTGGGCACAGTGACCTTGGGGGTGGCCCTGACTCTGGCCGCCCTTGTCCACACCAAGAGAGAACCTCGCTACGTATGGCCACACCCGGCTTACGTCCACAGCACAGTGACCTATCACAGCCCTCCACCGGACAGAGACCCCGGCCACAATGGGGTCGGGCAGGAAGTAATGCTTGCCAATCGGGGTAGTGGGTCGGAGCAGCAGGGCCAGGGGGTGGAGCAGATGAATAGTGAGCAGAGCAGGAACTGGTGCTCTGTGTGCAGGGTTTTGCGGCCCCCCAGGGCGGGACACTGCAGGATCTGTGACATCTGTGTCCTGAGGCTGGACCACCACTGTGTCTG GATAAACAGCTGTGTGGGCCAGTCCAATCACCGCAGCTTCCTGTtgacactcctcctcttcctgttgaCCTCTCTGTATGGGATCAGTCTGGTGCTGCGCAGCGTGTGTCCTCAACAGAACCTTGTCACCGCTCTGGTCTACTGCCCTGGCGTCTACAACCagcacag ctcAGCGCTGTGTTTCACCTGTGCGTGGTATAGCTGCATAGTGACTAGTGGACTACTACACCTGCTGGTCCTGCAGCTCATCAATGTCAGCTACAATGTGACGGAGCGAGAGGCGCGCACCGCTCTCCGAGACAAGACTGCCCACAGTCTCTACTGGGGCCTTGTCGTTGACACAGGAGTCTACTCACATGGTTTCCGTGGCAACTGGGCAGAGTTCCTGACCATGGGAGAAGGCCCGGACACCCCCTGGCCCAGCCTCACTGACCTTGTGTAG
- the LOC110489679 gene encoding protein Aster-C, producing the protein MDQVSRSGVGTDVTDETASMGEYRNSEDHEPVNPRSDPLGQYLAAPQALPAPTYKQRVEEFRKLFRELPESERLIVDYTCALQRDILLQGRLYLSENWLCFYSNVFWGTKIVLTLRDIKAMYREKTARLIPNAIQICTDSEKLFFTSFSAREKSYQGVFRMWQNTLMDKPLTSLELWLVVKQHYGNDLGLSHEEMESLQGSAESTTQTHTSLTMRPGGEDSGRLERPSTLRLQPGDQGSFEPNTPQGEDLPSPLGESTANSRNADDAHSTSSQCTPDPSLDRSAPERVSKRSELSLDLNTNLDHFSEQSAEESAEEEERVCVSEQQGRLYVNKVFNISAEKMFELLFTDSHFMRRFMNARKITNASFAPWQSEASGAMKRSLNYTIAITNPLVGKFSTATENQILYKESREGQYYLVDAEVYTHDVPYHDYFYTQNLYCIIRHSKHKCRLRVYTDVKYKKQPWGLVKSFITKNSWSGLEDYFRHLESELMEEEAELNQGGGDHGKTIGGLRHRRRRTFSRTLQEHLNPSNQYRPDLDPHREGNTDPMDMKGPQWNVSTIVAGMSIIMLILTVLNLGLFFKLWAMEDVVTRMYLSTKNRLRERAESSFAPDFSPGPAPPHRTREETLLLKAVLQDSINLLEQLRCSLLVLQQNFVTNRTATPQ; encoded by the exons ATGGACCAGGTGTCCCGGTCAGGGGTGGGCACTGATGTCACAGATGAGACAGCCTCCATGGGGGAGTATAGGAACTCTGAGGATCATGAG CCTGTTAATCCGAGATCCGACCCTCTGGGCCAGTATCTGGCCGCCCCCCAAGCCCTGCCTGCCCCCACCTACAAACAGAGGGTTGAGGAGTTTAGGAAGCTGTTCAGAGAACTACCTGAGTCAGAGAGACTCATTGtgg ACTACACCTGTGCCCTCCAGAGAGACATTCTACTGCAGGGACGCCTCTACCTGTCGGAGAACTGGCTCTGTTTCTATAGCAATGTGTTTTGGGGGACAAAG ATAGTCTTGACTCTGAGGGACATCAAGGCCATGTACAGAGAGAAGACCGCACGGCTGATCCCCAACGCCATTCAGATCTGCACAGACTCTGAGAAG TTGTTCTTCACTTCATTCTCAGCCAGAGAGAAGAGTTACCAGGGAGTGTTCCGGATGTGGCAGAACACACTGATGGACAAG ccaTTGACTAGTCTGGAGCTGTGGCTGGTGGTCAAGCAGCACTATGGTAATGATCTGGGCCTGAGCCATGAAGAAATGGAGAGTCTACAGGGATCAGCAGAATCAACCACGCAGACACACACTAG CCTGACCATGAGGCCCGGTGGAGAGGACTCTGGGAGGCTGGAGAGGCCGTCTACTCTGCGCCTCCAGCCAGGGGATCAGGGCTCCTTTGAGCCCAACACGCCCCAGGGAGAGGACTTACCCTCACCTCTCGGAGAGAGCACCGCCAATTCGAGGAATGCG GATGATGCTCACAGCACCTCGTCTCAGTGCACTCCTGACCCATCCCTGGACCGCTCTGCCCCGGAGAGAGTCTCCAAGCGCTCAGAGCTCTCTCTGGACCTCAACACTAACCTGGACCACTTCTCTGAACAGAGCGCAGAGGAGAGCGCAGAGGAGG aggagagggtgtgtgtcTCTGAGCAGCAGGGCAGGCTTTATGTGAACAAGGTCTTCAACATCAGCGCAGAGAAGATGTTTGAGCTGCTCTTTACTGACTCCCACTTCATGCGAAGATTCATGAACGCCAGGAAGATCACCA ATGCCAGCTTTGCCCCGTGGCAGAGTGAAGCGTCAGGCGCCATGAAGAGGAGTCTCAACTACACCATCGCCATCACCAACCCTCTGGTGGGCAAGTTCTCCACCGCCACAGAGAACCAG ATCCTGTACAAGGAATCCAGGGAGGGTCAGTACTACCTCGTCGATGCGGAAGTCTACACACACGACGTCCCGTACCACGACTACTTCTACACTCAGAACCTCTACTGTATCATCCGCCACTCCAAACACAAGTGTCGACTCAG GGTGTATACTGATGTGAAGTATAAGAAGCAGCCGTGGGGGCTGGTCAAGTCCTTTATCACCAAGAACTCCTGGAGCGGCCTGGAGGACTACTTCAGACACCTGG AATCGGAGCTGATGGAAGAGGAGGCGGAGCTGAACCAGGGAGGCGGAGACCACGGTAAGACAATTGGCGGGCTGCGTCACCGGCGGAGGAGGACATTCAGTCGGACACTACAGGAGCACCTGAACCCCAGCAACCAGTACAGGCCTGACCTAGATCCTCACAGAGAGGGCAACACGG ATCCCATGGATATGAAGGGTCCACAGTGGAACGTCTCTACCATCGTAGCTGGGATGAGCATCAT TATGCTGATCCTAACAGTACTGAACCTGGGGCTGTTCTTTAAGCTGTGGGCCATGGAGGACGTGGTCACACGCATGTACCTGAGCACCAAGAACCGCCTCCGGGAGAGGGCCGAGAGCAG TTTTGCCCCAGACTTTAGTCCCGGACCGGCCCCTCCACACAGGACCAGAGAGGAGACTCTGCTGCTGAAAGCTGTTCTACAGGACTCCATCAACCTACTGGAGCAG CTCCGCTGCTCTCTATTGGTGCTTCAGCAGAACTTTGTAACCAATAGGACAGCAACGCCTCAGTGA
- the LOC110489680 gene encoding palmitoyltransferase ZDHHC23 isoform X1, whose amino-acid sequence MSSLLKGLNGATIGFRCFPWHNSVARSGIGYGITFMPRLITFQAPWLSVMKKRANKALEQDEPLCCCEYVDRQGERSHVAACCCDCEDLDDACDRWLKKEPQKANSLSHLVTVMTDRLRVPWFWGGARRVDLSVLPPLLLLPVLLHVAALHFLLGIVVLTALPVLVLWYYYVTHRKKGRTLFFLSLALFSLGYMYYLFLTEIFPRGGVELTQLGTVTLGVALTLAALVHTKREPRYVWPHPAYVHSTVTYHSPPPDRDPGHNGVGQEVMLANRGSGSEQQGQGVEQMNSEQSRNWCSVCRVLRPPRAGHCRICDICVLRLDHHCVWINSCVGQSNHRSFLLTLLLFLLTSLYGISLVLRSVCPQQNLVTALVYCPGVYNQHSSALCFTCAWYSCIVTSGLLHLLVLQLINVSYNVTEREARTALRDKTAHSLYWGLVVDTGVYSHGFRGNWAEFLTMGEGPDTPWPSLTDLV is encoded by the exons ATGAGCAGCCTTTTGAAAGGGTTAAATGGAGCGACTATAGGGTTCCGGTGCTTTCCGTGGCACAATAGTGTCGCGCGGTCTGGGATAGGCTATGGAATTACTTTTATGCC GAGACTGATCACTTTCCAGGCTCCCTGGCTGTCCGTCATGAAGAAGCGAGCCAATAAGGCGTTGGAGCAGGATGAGCCTCTGTGCTGCTGTGAGTATGTGGACCGTCAGGGGGAGCGGAGCCATGTGGCAGCCTGCTGCTGTGACTGTGAGGACCTGGACGATGCCTGTGACAG ATGGTTGAAAAAAGAGCCCCAGAAGGCCAACTCACTGTCCCATCTGGTTACTGTGATGACCGACCGCCTCCGTGTTCCCTGGTTCTGGGGTGGAGCCCGGCGTGTCGACCTATCGGTGCTCCCCCCGCTGCTCCTACTTCCTGTCCTCCTACACGTCGCAGCCCTTCACTTCCTGTTGGGTATAGTTGTTCTGACTGCTCTACCGGTCCTGGTTCTATGGTACTACTATGTCACCCACCGCAAGAAGGGCCGGACCCTGTTCTTTCTCAGCCTGGCCCTGTTCTCCCTGGGCTACATGTACTACCTCTTCCTCACCGAGATCTTCCCCAGGGGGGGTGTAGAGCTGACCCAGTTGGGCACAGTGACCTTGGGGGTGGCCCTGACTCTGGCCGCCCTTGTCCACACCAAGAGAGAACCTCGCTACGTATGGCCACACCCGGCTTACGTCCACAGCACAGTGACCTATCACAGCCCTCCACCGGACAGAGACCCCGGCCACAATGGGGTCGGGCAGGAAGTAATGCTTGCCAATCGGGGTAGTGGGTCGGAGCAGCAGGGCCAGGGGGTGGAGCAGATGAATAGTGAGCAGAGCAGGAACTGGTGCTCTGTGTGCAGGGTTTTGCGGCCCCCCAGGGCGGGACACTGCAGGATCTGTGACATCTGTGTCCTGAGGCTGGACCACCACTGTGTCTG GATAAACAGCTGTGTGGGCCAGTCCAATCACCGCAGCTTCCTGTtgacactcctcctcttcctgttgaCCTCTCTGTATGGGATCAGTCTGGTGCTGCGCAGCGTGTGTCCTCAACAGAACCTTGTCACCGCTCTGGTCTACTGCCCTGGCGTCTACAACCagcacag ctcAGCGCTGTGTTTCACCTGTGCGTGGTATAGCTGCATAGTGACTAGTGGACTACTACACCTGCTGGTCCTGCAGCTCATCAATGTCAGCTACAATGTGACGGAGCGAGAGGCGCGCACCGCTCTCCGAGACAAGACTGCCCACAGTCTCTACTGGGGCCTTGTCGTTGACACAGGAGTCTACTCACATGGTTTCCGTGGCAACTGGGCAGAGTTCCTGACCATGGGAGAAGGCCCGGACACCCCCTGGCCCAGCCTCACTGACCTTGTGTAG
- the LOC110489680 gene encoding palmitoyltransferase ZDHHC23 isoform X2, translating to MSSLLKGLNGATIGFRCFPWHNSVARSGIGYGITFMPRLITFQAPWLSVMKKRANKALEQDEPLCCCEYVDRQGERSHVAACCCDCEDLDDACDRWLKKEPQKANSLSHLVTVMTDRLRVPWFWGGARRVDLSVLPPLLLLPVLLHVAALHFLLGIVVLTALPVLVLWYYYVTHRKKGRTLFFLSLALFSLGYMYYLFLTEIFPRGGVELTQLGTVTLGVALTLAALVHTKREPRYVWPHPAYVHSTVTYHSPPPDRDPGHNGVGQEVMLANRGSGSEQQGQGVEQMNSEQSRNWCSVCRVLRPPRAGHCRICDICVLRLDHHCVCLVLRSVCPQQNLVTALVYCPGVYNQHSSALCFTCAWYSCIVTSGLLHLLVLQLINVSYNVTEREARTALRDKTAHSLYWGLVVDTGVYSHGFRGNWAEFLTMGEGPDTPWPSLTDLV from the exons ATGAGCAGCCTTTTGAAAGGGTTAAATGGAGCGACTATAGGGTTCCGGTGCTTTCCGTGGCACAATAGTGTCGCGCGGTCTGGGATAGGCTATGGAATTACTTTTATGCC GAGACTGATCACTTTCCAGGCTCCCTGGCTGTCCGTCATGAAGAAGCGAGCCAATAAGGCGTTGGAGCAGGATGAGCCTCTGTGCTGCTGTGAGTATGTGGACCGTCAGGGGGAGCGGAGCCATGTGGCAGCCTGCTGCTGTGACTGTGAGGACCTGGACGATGCCTGTGACAG ATGGTTGAAAAAAGAGCCCCAGAAGGCCAACTCACTGTCCCATCTGGTTACTGTGATGACCGACCGCCTCCGTGTTCCCTGGTTCTGGGGTGGAGCCCGGCGTGTCGACCTATCGGTGCTCCCCCCGCTGCTCCTACTTCCTGTCCTCCTACACGTCGCAGCCCTTCACTTCCTGTTGGGTATAGTTGTTCTGACTGCTCTACCGGTCCTGGTTCTATGGTACTACTATGTCACCCACCGCAAGAAGGGCCGGACCCTGTTCTTTCTCAGCCTGGCCCTGTTCTCCCTGGGCTACATGTACTACCTCTTCCTCACCGAGATCTTCCCCAGGGGGGGTGTAGAGCTGACCCAGTTGGGCACAGTGACCTTGGGGGTGGCCCTGACTCTGGCCGCCCTTGTCCACACCAAGAGAGAACCTCGCTACGTATGGCCACACCCGGCTTACGTCCACAGCACAGTGACCTATCACAGCCCTCCACCGGACAGAGACCCCGGCCACAATGGGGTCGGGCAGGAAGTAATGCTTGCCAATCGGGGTAGTGGGTCGGAGCAGCAGGGCCAGGGGGTGGAGCAGATGAATAGTGAGCAGAGCAGGAACTGGTGCTCTGTGTGCAGGGTTTTGCGGCCCCCCAGGGCGGGACACTGCAGGATCTGTGACATCTGTGTCCTGAGGCTGGACCACCACTGTGTCTG TCTGGTGCTGCGCAGCGTGTGTCCTCAACAGAACCTTGTCACCGCTCTGGTCTACTGCCCTGGCGTCTACAACCagcacag ctcAGCGCTGTGTTTCACCTGTGCGTGGTATAGCTGCATAGTGACTAGTGGACTACTACACCTGCTGGTCCTGCAGCTCATCAATGTCAGCTACAATGTGACGGAGCGAGAGGCGCGCACCGCTCTCCGAGACAAGACTGCCCACAGTCTCTACTGGGGCCTTGTCGTTGACACAGGAGTCTACTCACATGGTTTCCGTGGCAACTGGGCAGAGTTCCTGACCATGGGAGAAGGCCCGGACACCCCCTGGCCCAGCCTCACTGACCTTGTGTAG